A genomic segment from Saprospiraceae bacterium encodes:
- a CDS encoding thioredoxin family protein: MRSLLFSVFTLLILSGSVNSQAYQIGQAAEDFSLKNVDGKMVSLSDYKNANGYIVVFTCNHCPFAQMYEKRIIELHKKYSKKGYPVIAINPNDPEVVPEDNFESMQKLSKKKKYPFAYLFDEGQKVYPKFGATRTPHVFILDKNKVVKYIGAIDDNAKDEAAVQIRYVEDAISALESGKDPNPNTTKAVGCSIKKKA; this comes from the coding sequence ATGAGATCATTATTATTCAGTGTTTTTACTTTACTAATACTTTCAGGTTCTGTAAACTCTCAGGCATATCAAATTGGCCAAGCGGCTGAAGACTTTAGCTTGAAAAATGTCGACGGCAAAATGGTAAGTCTTTCAGATTACAAAAATGCAAATGGATACATTGTTGTTTTTACTTGCAATCATTGTCCGTTTGCACAGATGTATGAAAAAAGAATTATCGAACTTCATAAGAAATATTCAAAAAAAGGCTATCCAGTGATTGCAATTAATCCAAATGATCCAGAGGTGGTGCCTGAAGATAATTTTGAAAGCATGCAGAAACTTTCCAAGAAAAAGAAATATCCATTCGCATATTTATTTGACGAAGGACAAAAAGTATATCCTAAATTTGGAGCTACGAGAACACCCCATGTTTTTATACTCGATAAAAATAAAGTGGTCAAATACATTGGCGCAATTGACGACAATGCAAAGGATGAAGCTGCGGTTCAAATTCGTTATGTTGAAGATGCAATTTCAGCCTTAGAATCAGGTAAAGATCCAAATCCAAATACAACCAAAGCGGTTGGCTGCAGTATTAAAAAGAAAGCTTAG
- a CDS encoding TlpA family protein disulfide reductase, with amino-acid sequence MKGGKFKFSLKESPKPGLYKISMGQQNLIFVLDGTESTIDFNGNFNELGSGKVNVKGSDASDEVFDAIAEFTASQPTAESVKNKITTIKSPLAAGLVAIQFLGFRPDFLATHKDILKNLQSKYPDSEFTKTYDSFVKQSEQMMASQEATESIKVGMPAPDINLPSPKGKSYKLSDLKGKVVLLDFWASWCGPCRRANPHVVEIYNKYKSKGFTVFSVSLDGVDSRTKQQLGSEAQIKEFSNRAKEAWVAAIEKDNLTWDTHVSDLKKWESDPAKIYGVQSIPKTFLIGKDGKIVAVNPRDNLEDEILKVL; translated from the coding sequence ATGAAAGGTGGCAAATTCAAATTCAGTCTGAAAGAAAGCCCAAAACCAGGACTTTATAAGATTTCAATGGGACAACAAAATTTGATTTTTGTTTTAGACGGAACAGAAAGCACCATTGATTTTAATGGCAACTTTAATGAATTGGGATCAGGAAAAGTAAATGTTAAAGGTTCAGATGCTTCTGATGAGGTGTTTGATGCAATTGCAGAATTTACTGCATCACAGCCTACCGCCGAAAGTGTAAAAAATAAAATAACGACCATCAAAAGTCCATTGGCAGCTGGCCTTGTTGCAATTCAATTTTTAGGATTCAGACCTGATTTTCTTGCAACCCACAAGGATATATTAAAAAATCTTCAATCAAAATATCCGGATTCTGAATTTACAAAAACATACGATTCCTTTGTAAAGCAATCCGAGCAAATGATGGCATCACAAGAAGCCACCGAATCTATAAAAGTTGGAATGCCTGCACCAGACATCAACCTTCCATCACCAAAAGGAAAATCTTATAAGTTGTCTGATTTAAAAGGCAAAGTAGTTTTACTTGATTTTTGGGCAAGTTGGTGCGGACCTTGCAGAAGAGCGAATCCACATGTTGTTGAAATTTATAACAAATACAAATCAAAAGGATTTACGGTGTTTAGTGTTTCGCTTGATGGCGTAGACAGCAGAACCAAACAACAATTAGGCTCAGAAGCTCAGATTAAAGAATTTTCAAATCGTGCCAAGGAAGCTTGGGTGGCCGCTATCGAAAAAGATAATTTAACCTGGGATACCCATGTAAGTGATCTAAAAAAATGGGAAAGCGATCCGGCTAAAATTTATGGTGTGCAATCCATTCCTAAAACCTTCCTCATTGGAAAAGATGGAAAAATCGTTGCAGTGAATCCAAGAGATAATCTTGAAGATGAAATATTAAAAGTGCTTTAA
- a CDS encoding TlpA family protein disulfide reductase has product MRLNIFLVFVCFYLSEKAASQAVIGREGLQKLINKQDDTVRIFNFWASWCKPCVQELPYFEQLNETNNTKKQRLYLISLDFPENIKRKLAPFIKNKGIHSEVIVFDGGNPNVWISEIDTSWSGSIPATLLSFQGRKQFQEASFDSTEQLQEFIQNFINRFKS; this is encoded by the coding sequence ATGCGCCTAAACATATTTCTGGTATTCGTGTGCTTTTACCTTTCTGAAAAAGCTGCTTCTCAAGCTGTCATTGGAAGGGAAGGACTTCAAAAGTTGATTAACAAACAGGATGACACCGTGCGAATTTTTAACTTTTGGGCAAGCTGGTGTAAGCCTTGTGTTCAAGAATTGCCTTATTTTGAACAACTTAATGAAACAAACAATACCAAAAAACAAAGGCTGTATTTGATAAGCCTGGATTTTCCGGAAAATATTAAACGCAAACTGGCGCCATTCATTAAAAACAAAGGCATTCATTCCGAAGTCATCGTATTTGATGGAGGGAATCCCAATGTGTGGATTAGTGAAATTGATACCAGCTGGTCAGGCTCTATACCAGCTACTTTGCTTAGTTTTCAGGGTAGAAAACAATTCCAAGAGGCATCGTTTGATTCCACTGAGCAACTTCAAGAATTTATTCAAAATTTTATAAATCGCTTTAAATCATGA
- a CDS encoding T9SS type A sorting domain-containing protein yields the protein MNLKISLVLSCFCGLMHAQSLLKITADSSNPIQFLEITSSSSFGSLGSVPASKIYAVNVLNTQKNLTEALILNFQNAGDLKSGHLIGQKSGSIQIKKIVATGADEVFFIGTYLVQGSGNYLIMGLFNFKINALKYVKIISDLIEPNRTLNPVDVINIRGIYYLLLETEINYLGTQNNKIVLLAFDGSQILWSKIYNSLAPIHAEAPASLALGPNDDLLISGTIRPVGDNFFRMMLAEVSTEGEPVALKMVELFSADGLYNHRFGFTSIEPKGANIFMFSQSVVGRSEPGTLLISWFDATLTLRTWRNYTAPIRAEAINTDGFYFYVGGQAPVENGYQGYSLMKINSSNAIIEKYKYFKESLQNSSIATSSSINYDRGDDKTWTLIKPNGSLENYLVLLENSGLMDHDCSEDLSYTVAKDPMKITDVVFNSKALDLQLADLDCSLNDIELFQIDKCRVTSVSNQSKDQAIIYPNPANGKINLTTKEDMELIQLLDLNGKILSEFKASKAHESLTMQLESGIYYVKIVLASKKTFVNKLVIVN from the coding sequence ATGAATCTGAAAATTTCTCTTGTACTTTCCTGTTTCTGCGGCCTAATGCATGCTCAGAGTTTGTTAAAAATCACGGCTGATTCAAGCAATCCAATTCAATTTTTAGAAATTACAAGCAGCAGTTCATTTGGTAGCTTAGGATCCGTACCAGCGTCTAAAATATACGCAGTTAATGTGCTGAATACCCAGAAAAATTTAACGGAGGCCCTGATCCTAAATTTTCAAAATGCGGGAGATCTTAAATCAGGACATCTCATTGGACAGAAATCAGGAAGCATTCAGATAAAGAAAATTGTTGCAACAGGTGCGGATGAAGTTTTTTTTATTGGAACATACCTGGTCCAAGGAAGTGGAAACTACCTGATTATGGGTTTGTTCAATTTTAAAATCAACGCATTAAAGTATGTAAAAATAATTTCTGACTTAATTGAACCAAACCGAACATTAAATCCAGTAGATGTAATTAATATCAGAGGGATATACTATTTGTTGCTCGAAACTGAAATAAATTATCTTGGAACACAAAACAATAAAATCGTTTTATTGGCTTTTGATGGTTCACAAATTCTTTGGTCTAAAATATACAACAGCCTTGCTCCAATACATGCAGAAGCTCCAGCTTCCCTGGCATTGGGACCCAACGACGATTTGTTGATATCAGGAACCATCAGGCCTGTAGGTGATAATTTTTTTCGAATGATGTTGGCAGAAGTTTCTACAGAAGGAGAGCCGGTGGCATTAAAAATGGTAGAACTCTTTAGTGCGGATGGGCTATACAACCATCGCTTTGGATTTACTTCTATTGAACCCAAAGGAGCCAATATATTTATGTTTTCACAGTCTGTTGTTGGGCGCTCTGAACCAGGAACCTTGTTGATTAGTTGGTTTGATGCAACCTTGACACTTAGAACCTGGAGAAATTATACTGCTCCAATTCGTGCTGAAGCAATTAATACCGATGGCTTTTATTTTTATGTTGGTGGTCAGGCGCCGGTTGAAAATGGTTACCAGGGTTATTCATTAATGAAAATCAATTCGAGTAATGCGATCATCGAGAAATATAAATATTTTAAAGAAAGTTTGCAGAACTCGAGCATTGCTACCTCGTCTTCAATTAATTACGATCGCGGAGATGACAAAACCTGGACTTTGATTAAACCGAATGGCAGCTTGGAAAATTATTTGGTATTATTAGAAAATAGTGGCTTGATGGATCACGACTGCAGTGAAGACTTGAGTTATACGGTTGCGAAAGATCCCATGAAGATTACGGATGTCGTATTTAATTCAAAAGCATTGGACTTGCAGTTGGCAGATTTGGATTGCAGCTTAAACGATATTGAATTATTTCAAATAGATAAATGCCGGGTGACCAGCGTTTCCAATCAATCAAAAGATCAAGCCATCATTTATCCTAATCCTGCGAATGGAAAAATTAATTTAACTACAAAGGAGGATATGGAGTTGATCCAACTACTGGATCTTAATGGAAAGATTTTATCAGAA
- a CDS encoding RNA methyltransferase, whose translation MLSKSEKSLINSLKDRKTRLSEQLYLAEGSRLVLDLLASVPDQVYKLIASPDWIQRNSRVLKSISGPIVELSTIQLQSVSTLKTTTEVVALMKWPDFKHLHQYKEPYLLYLDRISDPGNLGTIIRTADWFGLYRIYCSPDSVDVFNNKCVQASMSGVSRVEVIQKTWIELIELHPGILKYAAVLDGDPYTQFKKENLQLICIGNEANGLSEEIIKSCDYKISIPKSIDSKSESLNAAIAASILMSWKNV comes from the coding sequence ATGCTAAGTAAATCAGAAAAATCACTAATAAATTCGTTAAAAGATAGAAAAACGAGGCTGTCTGAGCAACTGTATTTGGCTGAAGGGAGTCGGCTGGTATTGGATTTGTTGGCCTCAGTACCGGATCAGGTTTATAAATTAATAGCGAGTCCGGATTGGATTCAAAGAAACAGTCGGGTATTGAAGTCAATCAGTGGACCAATTGTTGAATTGTCAACAATTCAATTGCAATCGGTTTCAACGCTCAAAACAACCACAGAAGTCGTAGCTTTGATGAAATGGCCGGATTTCAAACATTTACACCAGTATAAAGAGCCGTATCTATTGTATTTGGATCGAATCAGCGATCCAGGGAATTTGGGAACCATCATCCGGACGGCGGATTGGTTTGGTTTATACCGGATTTATTGTTCCCCGGATTCTGTAGATGTATTTAATAACAAATGTGTTCAGGCAAGTATGTCTGGAGTCAGTAGGGTAGAAGTCATTCAAAAAACATGGATCGAGTTGATTGAATTACATCCCGGGATTTTAAAGTATGCAGCAGTGCTTGATGGAGATCCATATACCCAATTTAAAAAAGAAAATCTTCAATTAATTTGCATTGGCAATGAAGCCAATGGCCTTTCAGAAGAGATTATTAAATCGTGTGATTATAAAATCAGCATCCCAAAATCAATTGATTCAAAATCGGAATCTTTAAATGCAGCCATAGCAGCCTCGATTTTAATGTCCTGGAAAAATGTGTAA
- the purL gene encoding phosphoribosylformylglycinamidine synthase subunit PurL, which produces MSSTGLETAKKLGLLDTEYEKIVQVLGREPNFTELSIYSVMWSEHCSYKNSILQLKKLPRKGSRLLVEAGEENAGLVDIGDGLACAFKIESHNHPSAIEPYQGAATGVGGIHRDIFTMGARPIAALNSLRFGNLHNSHTKQLMKGVVKGIGNYGNSFGVPTVGGEVYFNHCYNQNILVNAMSVGIVEIGKTVSARADGPGNPVFIVGSATGKDGIHGATFASADLTEDSASDLPAVQVGDPFQEKLLLEASLEAIATGQIVGMQDMGAAGITCSTSEMSAKSMTGMRINLDLVPTRQKNMQAFEILLSESQERMLVVCKRGGEKQLLEVFDKWDLECVQIGEVTDTGRLEYFMHGAKIADVPAESLVLGGGAPIYVRESVKPAYFELIDAFENTLIEEPVDLVAVAKTLIASENIASKNWIYEQYDKMVRTGTMTSVQSADAALVRVKGHSQVLCLTTDCNSAYVYLDPHKGGMIAVSECARNISCSGGIPVAITNCLNFGNPYNPEVYWQFEHALKGMGEACLKFDTPVTGGNVSFYNQTVTKDRTEPVFPTPTIGMLGIMEDERFATTLEFKSEGDLIYVLGVQSNFIGYSEYLHIIHGITHAPAPHFDLEEEFLLHKTIQQLIRKSWVQSAHDISEGGLFCCLAESCFSENQKGFFIEIPETYRKDIFLFGENQGRAVLTIKPENKAEFELFLQQNGQKFHYLGEVTKGELVINEQNFGSTRDYFELYSKSISNQF; this is translated from the coding sequence ATGTCTTCAACCGGACTTGAAACTGCAAAAAAGCTAGGCTTACTCGATACCGAATACGAAAAAATTGTTCAGGTTCTAGGGCGTGAACCAAATTTTACAGAATTGAGTATTTATTCTGTAATGTGGTCTGAACATTGTTCGTATAAAAATTCCATTTTACAATTAAAAAAATTGCCTCGTAAAGGATCGCGGCTTCTGGTTGAAGCCGGTGAAGAAAATGCCGGACTTGTTGACATAGGTGATGGACTGGCTTGTGCTTTTAAAATTGAGTCGCATAACCACCCTTCTGCGATTGAACCCTACCAGGGGGCAGCAACCGGAGTGGGTGGTATTCATAGGGATATTTTTACCATGGGCGCACGTCCAATTGCCGCTTTAAACTCCCTCCGATTTGGAAATTTGCATAACAGTCACACCAAGCAATTGATGAAAGGGGTGGTTAAAGGAATTGGCAACTACGGCAATTCTTTTGGAGTTCCTACTGTGGGTGGAGAGGTTTATTTTAATCATTGTTACAATCAAAATATATTGGTCAACGCGATGTCTGTTGGCATCGTTGAAATTGGCAAAACAGTATCTGCACGGGCTGACGGACCCGGAAATCCTGTATTTATAGTTGGCTCCGCAACCGGCAAAGATGGAATTCATGGTGCCACGTTTGCTTCAGCAGATTTAACAGAGGACTCTGCATCAGATTTACCCGCTGTGCAAGTAGGCGACCCCTTTCAAGAAAAATTGCTGCTTGAAGCTAGTTTAGAGGCAATTGCTACAGGGCAAATTGTGGGCATGCAGGACATGGGAGCTGCAGGGATCACCTGTTCGACTTCAGAAATGTCTGCAAAGAGCATGACCGGCATGCGAATCAATTTAGATTTAGTGCCTACCCGCCAAAAAAATATGCAGGCATTCGAAATCCTTTTATCAGAATCACAAGAACGAATGTTGGTGGTATGTAAACGAGGTGGTGAAAAACAACTCTTGGAGGTATTTGATAAATGGGACTTAGAATGTGTTCAAATAGGAGAAGTCACAGACACCGGACGCCTCGAATACTTTATGCATGGAGCTAAAATTGCGGATGTACCTGCTGAAAGTTTAGTTTTAGGAGGAGGCGCTCCAATCTATGTGCGCGAATCAGTAAAACCTGCCTATTTTGAATTGATCGATGCTTTTGAAAACACCTTAATTGAAGAACCCGTTGATTTAGTCGCAGTGGCTAAAACACTGATTGCTTCTGAAAATATAGCCAGTAAAAACTGGATTTACGAACAATACGACAAAATGGTGCGTACAGGCACCATGACTTCGGTGCAGTCTGCAGATGCTGCTTTGGTGAGAGTAAAAGGGCATTCTCAGGTATTGTGCCTGACCACAGACTGTAATTCTGCTTATGTTTATTTGGATCCTCATAAAGGTGGGATGATTGCAGTGAGTGAATGTGCCCGCAACATCAGTTGTTCCGGGGGCATTCCGGTTGCAATTACAAACTGTCTGAATTTTGGAAATCCTTACAATCCGGAGGTTTATTGGCAATTTGAACATGCATTAAAAGGAATGGGCGAAGCGTGTCTGAAATTTGATACACCGGTTACGGGTGGCAATGTCAGTTTTTACAATCAAACCGTTACAAAAGATCGAACAGAACCTGTTTTTCCTACTCCAACGATTGGAATGCTGGGAATTATGGAAGACGAACGCTTTGCTACCACGCTTGAATTTAAATCTGAAGGGGACTTAATTTATGTTTTAGGAGTTCAGAGCAATTTCATTGGATATTCTGAATATTTACACATCATTCATGGGATTACGCATGCTCCAGCACCGCATTTTGATTTAGAAGAAGAATTTTTACTTCACAAAACAATTCAACAGCTTATTCGCAAATCATGGGTTCAGTCTGCTCATGATATTTCAGAAGGAGGTCTCTTTTGTTGTTTGGCAGAATCCTGTTTCTCAGAAAACCAAAAAGGGTTTTTCATCGAAATTCCAGAAACCTACCGAAAGGACATCTTCTTATTTGGTGAAAACCAGGGACGGGCCGTTTTGACTATAAAACCTGAGAATAAAGCAGAATTTGAGTTATTTTTGCAACAAAATGGACAAAAATTCCATTATTTAGGGGAAGTTACAAAAGGAGAACTGGTAATTAATGAGCAAAATTTTGGCTCAACCCGGGATTACTTTGAGCTTTATTCTAAATCCATTTCAAATCAGTTTTAA
- a CDS encoding S8 family serine peptidase, whose product MKANFNLVLLSLGIACFTLQSCNQDGKDAWQAPLLTPAIGSIPDQYIIQIKPFVMADFKSSILPDTREKSALQAQEKLSFFKTKLTNILQDCDIPVSAVSAYYTEIFYGIAATLNKTQLNRLIHHSSVEMIENDMEVHLPDFTIDPGPTGMRAQTTPCGITNAAGPKDGSGSSKWIWIVDTGIDLDHPDLNVETNPAYAKSFVSGQNNPDDCHGHGTHCAGIAAAKNNSIGVVGVSAGARVVPVRVLNCQGSGQTSWILNGLNHVAANDESGDVVNMSLGGYWGNNCSSQSSYVTALTNLSNAGTRIAVAAGNNSANASYYTPACINATNLHTIASMTCAKAWSSFSNYGVPPVDWIATGSSVYSTYKNGGYATMSGTSMATPHVAGIMHYLQSSPVQNGSVSNGGTSYKIASIQ is encoded by the coding sequence ATGAAAGCAAACTTCAATTTAGTTTTATTAAGCCTTGGAATCGCATGCTTCACGCTCCAATCATGCAACCAGGATGGGAAGGATGCCTGGCAGGCCCCGCTTTTGACACCTGCTATCGGCTCAATACCTGATCAATACATTATCCAGATTAAACCCTTTGTTATGGCTGATTTCAAATCAAGTATACTCCCAGATACTCGTGAAAAATCAGCGCTTCAAGCTCAGGAAAAACTATCGTTTTTTAAAACCAAACTCACGAATATCTTGCAAGACTGTGATATCCCTGTATCTGCTGTGAGTGCTTATTACACTGAGATCTTTTATGGCATAGCTGCAACGCTCAATAAAACGCAATTGAATCGATTAATCCATCATTCCAGTGTTGAAATGATTGAAAATGATATGGAAGTGCATCTTCCAGATTTCACAATTGATCCAGGCCCAACCGGCATGAGAGCACAAACTACCCCTTGCGGCATTACCAATGCTGCAGGTCCAAAGGATGGATCGGGTTCCTCCAAATGGATTTGGATCGTGGATACCGGTATTGATTTAGATCATCCTGACCTCAACGTGGAAACCAATCCGGCTTATGCAAAATCCTTTGTCAGTGGACAAAACAATCCTGACGATTGTCATGGACACGGCACCCATTGTGCCGGAATCGCTGCAGCTAAAAATAATTCGATTGGTGTTGTGGGAGTTTCCGCCGGTGCACGCGTAGTCCCTGTAAGGGTATTAAATTGCCAGGGTTCCGGACAAACTTCCTGGATATTAAATGGATTAAATCACGTGGCAGCAAATGATGAATCCGGGGATGTTGTAAACATGAGTTTAGGCGGCTATTGGGGTAATAATTGCAGTTCACAATCCAGTTATGTGACGGCATTAACCAATTTGAGCAATGCCGGAACACGGATTGCTGTTGCAGCTGGAAACAATTCTGCCAATGCAAGTTATTATACTCCAGCATGTATAAATGCTACCAACCTGCATACCATTGCTTCTATGACTTGCGCAAAGGCCTGGTCTTCCTTTTCAAATTATGGTGTACCTCCGGTAGATTGGATTGCAACTGGGTCTTCCGTCTATTCAACTTATAAAAATGGGGGCTATGCCACCATGAGCGGTACGTCCATGGCAACTCCACATGTTGCAGGAATTATGCATTATTTGCAATCTTCTCCGGTTCAAAACGGAAGTGTTTCGAATGGGGGCACCAGCTATAAAATAGCCTCCATTCAATAA
- a CDS encoding T9SS type A sorting domain-containing protein, whose translation MRKIYWFLFALILLSKDSHAQIFEPKQIPFESLDGRALDFALVGGMDNVQVNEFDLDMDGVKDLILFDRAGDILLPFRFEQQSGSYQYSPKFKRMFPKMKDWLITRDYNQDGTMDLFGSCFNTEGIPGIEVYKAIKDQGQYRFDKFDMKKQFKALYFPIGNSNVQIPVDYSDLPALDDVDGDGDLDIVLFEPGNNRVTWFQNVVKERGFSADTLAYVYSENCYGRFVESGFTSEIKLSGSRDTCASLFGPVITSRHAGSTILSLDLNGDALRDVLIGDLTNTGVIALYNGGNKNQAWMTQQVTHWPSKQDSVNIAIFLGAFDVDLNHDGLRDVLIAPNQRGISDNVNNLWYYKNTGTSSQPNFQLQTKDLFGEQMVDVGSGSDPCFVDYNQDGLMDLVIGSEGIFVRGTNLRDARLFLFENIGSQINPKFKLVDSNYLEFNQFSLNEDAHHSFTPSFGDLDGDGDLDLLVGENQGQFFYCENTAGPKTKFKFKKPVYPYKDLSVKSNSSPFLVDLNRDGLVDIVSGTKVNTNNANNQACGSFYYFQNQGVTNSPVFDPDYYKAPNTNCLGKIIVNSISSKSYTCPEIIDFNGSYRLFSGNIYGELKMIGSIDGNLDGSFSMLNPHYGQLQEGERLTVSLADIDNDGILDIATGNSRGGIAIYGSNLKTDGTVSTHVLSKDEIIISPNPSHGLFELASTDRIQGSMELVNMEGRQVFYELLNFDRKIRFNFEDIENGIYLVKLINGNKLTCYKWIKI comes from the coding sequence ATGAGAAAAATATACTGGTTCCTTTTTGCCCTAATTCTATTATCAAAAGATTCACACGCTCAAATTTTCGAACCTAAACAGATTCCTTTTGAATCATTGGATGGCAGAGCCTTAGACTTTGCTCTTGTGGGAGGAATGGATAATGTACAAGTTAATGAATTTGATCTGGACATGGATGGGGTAAAGGATCTTATTCTGTTTGATCGTGCAGGAGATATTCTATTGCCTTTCAGATTTGAGCAGCAATCTGGAAGCTATCAGTACAGTCCGAAATTCAAACGAATGTTTCCAAAAATGAAAGATTGGCTAATTACCAGGGATTACAATCAGGATGGAACGATGGATCTTTTTGGGAGTTGTTTTAATACAGAAGGAATACCGGGCATAGAAGTTTACAAAGCAATTAAGGATCAGGGACAGTATCGCTTTGATAAATTTGACATGAAGAAACAATTTAAAGCGCTTTATTTTCCAATTGGAAACAGCAATGTTCAAATACCGGTAGATTATTCAGATTTACCTGCTTTGGATGATGTCGATGGAGACGGGGATCTGGATATTGTGTTGTTTGAACCTGGTAACAATAGGGTTACCTGGTTTCAAAATGTAGTAAAGGAACGAGGATTTTCAGCTGACACCCTTGCCTATGTTTATTCAGAGAATTGTTATGGTCGCTTCGTTGAAAGTGGATTTACATCCGAAATCAAACTGAGCGGTTCAAGGGATACGTGCGCAAGTTTATTTGGGCCGGTCATTACGTCTCGTCATGCAGGATCTACCATTTTGAGTCTTGATTTAAATGGAGATGCACTGCGGGATGTTTTAATTGGAGATCTTACCAATACCGGAGTGATTGCGTTGTATAATGGAGGAAATAAAAATCAAGCCTGGATGACACAACAAGTAACGCACTGGCCTTCTAAACAAGATTCGGTGAATATAGCGATCTTTTTAGGTGCATTTGATGTGGATTTAAACCATGATGGATTAAGGGATGTCCTCATCGCTCCAAACCAACGGGGCATTTCAGACAATGTAAATAATTTGTGGTATTATAAAAACACCGGCACTAGCAGTCAACCCAATTTTCAATTGCAGACCAAAGATTTATTTGGTGAACAAATGGTAGATGTTGGTTCCGGATCTGATCCTTGTTTTGTTGATTATAATCAGGATGGTTTGATGGATCTGGTAATTGGTTCGGAAGGGATATTTGTCCGTGGAACGAATCTACGAGATGCACGTTTGTTTTTATTTGAAAACATTGGAAGTCAAATCAATCCAAAATTTAAACTTGTCGATTCGAATTATTTAGAATTCAATCAATTTTCGTTAAATGAGGATGCCCATCATAGTTTTACTCCTTCCTTCGGAGATTTGGATGGTGACGGGGATTTGGATTTATTGGTTGGTGAAAATCAAGGTCAGTTTTTTTATTGTGAAAATACCGCGGGACCTAAAACTAAATTTAAGTTTAAAAAACCGGTTTACCCTTACAAAGACTTAAGTGTCAAAAGCAATAGTTCACCTTTTTTAGTTGATCTGAATCGGGATGGCTTGGTTGATATAGTAAGTGGTACCAAAGTAAATACCAACAATGCGAATAACCAAGCATGTGGAAGTTTCTACTATTTTCAAAACCAGGGAGTGACTAATTCACCGGTTTTTGATCCGGATTATTATAAGGCACCCAACACAAATTGTCTTGGAAAAATTATTGTGAATTCAATTTCTTCCAAATCCTATACCTGTCCTGAAATTATTGACTTCAATGGAAGCTATCGTTTATTCAGTGGGAATATTTATGGTGAATTAAAAATGATTGGAAGTATTGATGGCAACCTGGATGGGAGCTTTAGTATGTTAAATCCACACTATGGTCAACTGCAGGAAGGAGAGCGATTGACCGTAAGTTTGGCTGATATTGACAATGATGGGATCCTGGATATCGCCACTGGAAATTCACGCGGAGGCATTGCTATTTATGGGAGCAATTTAAAGACCGATGGAACGGTTTCAACCCATGTTCTATCAAAGGATGAAATCATAATAAGCCCCAATCCATCTCATGGCTTATTTGAATTGGCTAGCACAGACAGGATTCAAGGAAGTATGGAACTTGTAAACATGGAGGGCAGGCAAGTATTTTATGAATTATTAAATTTCGATCGAAAAATTCGATTTAATTTTGAAGATATTGAAAATGGTATTTATTTAGTCAAACTTATAAATGGTAACAAATTAACTTGTTACAAGTGGATTAAAATTTAA